In one window of Spartinivicinus marinus DNA:
- a CDS encoding GNAT family N-acetyltransferase, with product MSQQDFDGFWPTFKHIVTEQETYAFEPAISKQQAYELWCLQPLETHVAIEAKAMVALNDSEKAETVLGSYYLKPNAAGPSSHICNCGYMVTLQARGQGIAKLLCIHSQERALALGFKAMQFNSVVSTNEVAVKLWQMLGFSIIGTVPKGYLHKKQGFVDTYIMYKWLT from the coding sequence ATGAGTCAGCAGGACTTTGATGGATTTTGGCCGACTTTTAAGCACATTGTAACTGAGCAAGAAACCTATGCGTTTGAGCCAGCAATATCAAAGCAGCAAGCTTATGAGTTGTGGTGTTTACAGCCTTTAGAAACCCATGTAGCAATAGAAGCTAAGGCGATGGTAGCACTTAATGATTCAGAAAAAGCAGAAACAGTCCTTGGCTCCTACTATTTAAAACCCAATGCTGCTGGCCCAAGTAGTCATATCTGCAATTGTGGTTACATGGTGACACTTCAAGCAAGAGGACAGGGCATAGCTAAACTGTTGTGTATTCACTCCCAGGAGCGAGCACTAGCGCTAGGTTTTAAAGCAATGCAGTTTAATTCGGTAGTTTCGACCAATGAAGTGGCAGTGAAATTATGGCAAATGCTAGGGTTTTCTATAATAGGAACAGTACCTAAAGGTTACCTACATAAAAAGCAGGGGTTTGTAGACACCTATATTATGTATAAATGGTTAACATAA
- a CDS encoding TRAP transporter large permease codes for MEIGLIALILTIVLFALLAAGVWVSIALICVALTAMVLGSPVSPGDVLVTTIWGASNSYELASLPMFIWMGEILFRNKLSEAMFAGLAPWLGRLPGRLLHVNIWGCGIFAAVSGSSSATTATIGKMTLPELAKRNYDEKLSIGTLAGSGTLGLLIPPSIILIVYGAATDQSIARLFIAGIVPGLLLLLLFTSYVIVQSTIKKTKSGGLVNTKITADEQYTFKEKVAALNKLLPIVFLIGGLIGSIYFGIASPTEAAAVGVILSLFITKMKGTLSTQSFIESIMAATSTSCMIIFILASAAFLTSAMGFTGIPRELANWIGQLQLSPVLLLAVLTVFFVILGCFLDGISVVVLTTSIILPIVESVDINPIWFGIYLVVVVEMSQITPPVGFNLFVIQSLTDKNILTIAGYAFPFFLLMLFAVVLMCIFPQIALWLPEQMNNY; via the coding sequence ATGGAAATTGGTTTAATTGCACTCATTCTAACCATAGTTTTGTTTGCTTTACTGGCAGCTGGGGTATGGGTATCCATTGCTTTGATTTGTGTTGCTTTAACTGCAATGGTGTTGGGCTCTCCTGTTTCACCCGGTGATGTTCTGGTTACAACTATATGGGGAGCAAGTAATTCTTATGAGTTGGCATCATTACCCATGTTCATTTGGATGGGAGAAATTTTATTTCGAAATAAACTCTCAGAAGCAATGTTTGCAGGTTTAGCTCCTTGGCTTGGGAGACTGCCTGGCAGATTGTTGCATGTTAATATTTGGGGATGTGGTATTTTCGCTGCGGTTTCAGGCTCTTCGTCTGCGACTACTGCAACAATAGGTAAAATGACGTTGCCAGAGTTGGCAAAAAGAAACTATGACGAAAAGTTGTCAATTGGTACGTTAGCAGGTTCTGGAACTCTGGGTCTACTTATACCACCTTCAATTATTTTAATTGTTTACGGTGCGGCTACAGACCAATCCATTGCTCGATTATTTATAGCGGGCATAGTGCCAGGATTATTACTATTATTGTTGTTTACAAGCTATGTAATAGTCCAGTCTACAATAAAAAAAACGAAAAGTGGAGGTTTAGTAAACACCAAAATAACAGCTGATGAACAATATACTTTTAAAGAGAAGGTTGCTGCATTAAATAAATTACTGCCTATTGTTTTTCTTATTGGTGGTCTTATTGGCTCAATTTATTTTGGTATTGCATCCCCTACAGAGGCGGCTGCTGTGGGTGTAATATTGTCGCTATTTATTACTAAAATGAAAGGAACCTTATCAACGCAAAGCTTTATTGAATCTATTATGGCGGCTACAAGTACCTCATGTATGATTATCTTTATTTTAGCAAGTGCTGCGTTCTTAACCTCTGCAATGGGCTTTACTGGCATTCCTCGTGAACTAGCGAACTGGATTGGTCAACTACAATTATCTCCAGTTTTGCTGTTAGCAGTGCTTACAGTCTTTTTTGTTATTTTAGGTTGCTTTTTAGATGGTATATCGGTTGTTGTGCTGACAACGTCTATTATTCTTCCTATTGTTGAAAGTGTTGATATTAATCCTATCTGGTTTGGAATCTATTTAGTAGTGGTAGTTGAAATGTCGCAAATCACACCACCTGTTGGTTTTAATTTATTTGTCATTCAGTCGTTGACTGATAAAAACATACTAACTATCGCGGGCTATGCGTTTCCTTTCTTCTTATTAATGTTATTTGCTGTGGTACTTATGTGTATTTTCCCGCAAATTGCTTTATGGTTACCTGAGCAAATGAATAATTACTAA
- a CDS encoding TRAP transporter small permease gives MRYFLEKIYKISGFLSAFCLIASCLIVFAQVLGRIIDKLYKLFTGEIIGLMVPSAADFIGCLLVSASFFGLAFTLNNRQHIRVKIVIEQVGAGWQKRLECFSYSTAVIVSGYFTYYTYYLMIDSLEFSEVTPGIIPIPLWIPQLAMLIGVAFFMIAAIDGLIKACCQPVKHQLLINAE, from the coding sequence ATGAGATACTTTCTGGAAAAAATATATAAAATTAGTGGTTTTTTATCTGCTTTCTGCTTGATTGCTAGTTGTCTTATTGTTTTTGCTCAAGTGTTGGGACGTATTATTGATAAGTTGTATAAGCTTTTTACGGGCGAAATTATTGGTTTAATGGTTCCTTCTGCAGCTGATTTCATCGGCTGCTTACTTGTTTCTGCGTCATTTTTTGGTTTAGCTTTTACTTTGAATAATAGGCAACATATTCGAGTTAAAATCGTTATTGAGCAAGTGGGAGCAGGTTGGCAAAAACGACTGGAGTGTTTTAGCTATAGTACAGCAGTTATAGTTAGTGGATATTTTACTTATTATACCTATTATTTGATGATTGATAGTTTAGAGTTTTCTGAGGTTACGCCTGGTATTATTCCAATCCCACTATGGATTCCACAATTAGCTATGTTGATTGGTGTGGCATTCTTTATGATAGCGGCTATCGATGGTTTAATAAAAGCTTGTTGCCAGCCAGTAAAACACCAATTATTAATTAATGCCGAGTAA
- a CDS encoding TRAP transporter substrate-binding protein, producing MTIRRSFYYITACLALLLNTAIVNAEMRWDMPTPYSDSTFHTRNIRLFADEVLKATNNELNITVHSAGSLIKHPEIKKSVRRGIVPIGEVLMSRLSNEDSFFALDSIPYLATNYQQARKLWQASRKRTEEKLSKQGLKLLFSVPWQPQGLFAKKKVKAATDLQGLKLRVYNKYTERLAQLLQAIPTQIEAADIATAFSTGRVDSMITSPAIGANTKAWDFLSHYHHFQAWIPKNMVIVNAKQFSKLSKDAQAVVLAAAKQAEERGWQMSEQETNEKVAVMKANGLKVVYPSDKLHSELSYIGHVMTKEWLNNVGDEGKSTLAIFKQL from the coding sequence ATGACAATTCGTAGAAGCTTCTATTACATTACGGCATGCTTAGCATTATTGCTCAACACGGCTATTGTCAATGCAGAAATGCGCTGGGATATGCCAACCCCATATAGTGATTCTACTTTTCATACCAGGAATATTCGACTATTTGCTGATGAGGTTCTAAAAGCGACTAATAATGAACTAAATATAACTGTTCATAGTGCTGGATCGTTAATAAAACATCCAGAAATAAAGAAATCAGTTAGGCGTGGCATAGTCCCAATTGGTGAAGTTTTAATGTCGCGGTTATCAAATGAGGATAGTTTTTTTGCTCTCGATTCAATTCCATATTTGGCAACCAATTATCAGCAGGCCAGAAAACTCTGGCAAGCAAGTCGTAAAAGAACAGAAGAAAAACTATCAAAGCAGGGATTAAAACTGCTGTTTTCTGTACCCTGGCAGCCTCAGGGTTTATTTGCTAAGAAGAAGGTAAAGGCAGCAACTGATTTACAAGGCCTTAAGCTAAGGGTTTACAACAAGTATACAGAAAGGCTTGCTCAATTACTTCAAGCAATACCCACACAAATAGAAGCAGCTGATATAGCTACTGCGTTTTCAACGGGAAGGGTCGATTCTATGATAACTTCGCCAGCAATTGGCGCAAATACGAAAGCATGGGACTTTTTAAGTCATTATCATCATTTTCAGGCCTGGATACCGAAGAATATGGTGATTGTAAATGCTAAACAATTTTCCAAGTTAAGTAAGGATGCTCAGGCTGTCGTATTAGCCGCAGCCAAGCAAGCTGAAGAGAGAGGTTGGCAGATGAGTGAACAAGAAACCAACGAAAAAGTAGCTGTGATGAAAGCCAATGGTCTGAAAGTAGTGTATCCCAGTGATAAGTTGCACTCTGAATTATCTTACATAGGCCACGTTATGACTAAAGAATGGCTTAATAATGTAGGAGACGAAGGTAAAAGTACCTTAGCTATTTTTAAACAGCTATAG
- a CDS encoding substrate-binding periplasmic protein: MRILLFVIYIFLSAICVSCPLKKIKFISEEFPPYNYMTSDGVIKGIAVDVLVAASRLVNCAIGRNSIEILPWARGYKNVLVNANTSLFSMSFSKERSKLFLWAGPFAKTKNVLIAKKDSGIIVDDENPLTRFMIGAIRNDISHQLALKAGAKPNNFSYGNKPENLAKMLYKGRIDAWAYNYITARWIFRKLQYSSDEFEIVYNLSENDNFFAFNKDSDKKAVELLQEGINMLKENKGKYGVSQLEEIVSNYL; encoded by the coding sequence ATGCGTATACTATTATTTGTAATTTATATATTTCTTTCAGCTATATGTGTTAGCTGTCCTCTGAAAAAAATTAAATTCATATCTGAGGAGTTTCCACCCTATAACTATATGACGAGCGACGGGGTAATTAAAGGTATTGCAGTGGATGTTCTTGTTGCTGCATCAAGGCTTGTTAATTGTGCTATCGGTAGAAACAGTATTGAAATACTGCCCTGGGCTAGAGGATATAAAAATGTACTAGTGAACGCAAATACCTCTTTATTTAGCATGAGCTTTAGCAAAGAAAGATCCAAGCTGTTTCTATGGGCAGGTCCATTTGCAAAGACTAAAAATGTATTAATAGCAAAAAAGGATAGTGGAATTATAGTCGATGACGAAAACCCTTTAACCAGATTTATGATTGGTGCAATACGAAATGATATTAGTCATCAACTAGCACTTAAGGCTGGAGCAAAGCCCAATAATTTTAGTTATGGAAATAAACCAGAAAATTTAGCCAAAATGCTTTATAAAGGTCGAATTGATGCTTGGGCATATAACTATATTACTGCAAGGTGGATTTTTAGGAAGCTGCAATATTCGTCAGATGAGTTTGAGATTGTTTACAATTTGAGTGAAAATGATAATTTTTTTGCTTTTAATAAAGACTCTGATAAGAAAGCAGTTGAATTACTTCAAGAAGGAATAAATATGTTAAAAGAAAACAAAGGCAAGTATGGAGTGTCACAACTTGAAGAAATAGTGAGTAATTACCTTTAA
- a CDS encoding CoA-acylating methylmalonate-semialdehyde dehydrogenase has protein sequence MQVINNFINGVQASSESGRVAPVFNPATGKQTAEVVLSTAAETRQAISVAADAFTKWASITPLNRARVLFKFKELVEKHRNELAEIISSEHGKVYSDAQGEVTRGLEVIEFACGVPHLLKGEHSLNVGTNVDSHSMMQPLGVVAGITPFNFPAMVPMWMFPIALACGNTFVLKPSEKDPTCPIRLAELLKEAGLPDGVFNVVNGDKESVDVLLTDSRIEAVSFVGSTPIAEYIYQTACAHGKRAQALGGAKNHMVIMPDADVDQTVNALMGAAYGSAGERCMAISVAVAVGDQVAEQLIDKLIPQVEQLKVGPGLGQTPENHMGPLVTKEHRDKVVSYIDAGVAAGAKLVVDGRDFVCKGNENGFYVGGTLFDHVKPDMKIYQEEIFGPVLCVVRVPDLKTAVELVNAHEYGNGTAIFTRDGNAARQYSQHIQVGMVGVNVPIPVPMAFHCFGGWKRSLFGPLHMHGPDGVRFYTRMKMVTSRWPDSATVQGAEFSMPTMK, from the coding sequence ATGCAAGTAATTAATAATTTTATCAATGGTGTACAGGCTAGCAGTGAAAGTGGACGAGTAGCTCCTGTGTTTAACCCTGCTACGGGTAAACAAACTGCAGAAGTGGTGTTATCAACTGCAGCGGAAACACGACAGGCAATTAGTGTGGCTGCTGATGCATTTACAAAGTGGGCAAGTATTACCCCACTTAACCGTGCCAGAGTGCTATTTAAATTTAAGGAGTTGGTAGAAAAACACCGTAATGAGCTGGCTGAAATTATCAGCTCCGAGCATGGCAAAGTATATAGCGATGCACAAGGAGAAGTGACCCGTGGTCTTGAAGTAATAGAGTTTGCGTGCGGGGTTCCTCATTTATTAAAAGGGGAACATTCACTTAATGTGGGTACTAATGTTGATAGTCATTCTATGATGCAACCTTTGGGAGTGGTTGCTGGGATTACTCCATTTAATTTCCCTGCTATGGTACCAATGTGGATGTTTCCTATTGCGCTAGCTTGTGGGAATACTTTTGTATTAAAGCCTTCTGAAAAAGACCCAACTTGTCCTATTCGTCTGGCAGAGTTATTAAAAGAAGCTGGATTACCCGATGGTGTTTTTAATGTAGTGAATGGCGATAAAGAGTCAGTTGATGTATTACTAACTGATAGCCGTATTGAAGCGGTTAGCTTTGTTGGTTCAACGCCAATTGCTGAGTATATTTACCAAACCGCTTGTGCTCATGGGAAACGCGCGCAGGCACTAGGTGGCGCGAAAAACCATATGGTAATAATGCCTGATGCTGATGTAGACCAGACAGTGAATGCATTAATGGGAGCAGCCTACGGCTCGGCAGGTGAACGTTGTATGGCAATTTCCGTTGCTGTAGCTGTAGGGGACCAAGTGGCAGAGCAGTTGATTGACAAGCTTATCCCTCAAGTTGAGCAATTAAAAGTTGGCCCAGGGCTTGGTCAAACCCCAGAAAATCATATGGGACCATTAGTCACTAAAGAGCATCGAGATAAAGTAGTTAGCTATATTGATGCAGGTGTTGCTGCAGGAGCTAAGCTGGTTGTTGATGGCCGCGACTTTGTATGCAAAGGGAATGAAAATGGTTTTTATGTAGGTGGTACTTTATTTGACCATGTAAAACCTGATATGAAAATTTATCAGGAAGAGATTTTTGGCCCAGTTTTATGTGTTGTTCGGGTACCTGATTTAAAAACGGCAGTAGAATTAGTTAATGCTCACGAATATGGGAATGGAACTGCTATTTTTACTCGGGATGGTAATGCTGCCAGACAGTATTCGCAGCATATTCAAGTAGGCATGGTGGGGGTTAATGTACCTATTCCTGTGCCTATGGCATTTCATTGTTTTGGTGGTTGGAAGCGTTCACTATTTGGGCCGCTCCATATGCATGGGCCGGATGGAGTACGCTTTTACACCCGAATGAAAATGGTAACCTCTCGTTGGCCTGACAGTGCAACGGTGCAAGGAGCAGAATTCTCAATGCCCACAATGAAATAG
- the iolE gene encoding myo-inosose-2 dehydratase, producing the protein MAVKIGINPLTWTNDDMPALGAETPLEVCLTEGKQAGYSGFELGNKFPREAEVLGPILDKHGLQLVSGWYSGQLMTRTVDEEIAAIQSHLQLLRSLGSSVMVFAEVTGCIHGKRQTPLTCRPVFAEADWQSYADRLTQLADYTLSEGVKIAYHHHMGTVIETEAEIDQLMVLTGKSVGLLLDTGHLTYAGGDPLATAKRHIQRICHVHCKDIRPVILQWAKNTDSSFLNAVLQGVFTVPGDGCIDYPSIFQLLREHDYNGWLVVEAEQDPAIADPLTYAKMGYHYLAEQVSKAGLKLVS; encoded by the coding sequence ATGGCAGTAAAAATTGGAATTAATCCCCTTACCTGGACAAACGATGACATGCCAGCATTAGGGGCAGAAACACCCCTGGAAGTTTGTTTAACTGAAGGAAAGCAGGCAGGGTATAGTGGTTTTGAATTAGGTAATAAATTTCCTCGTGAGGCAGAAGTATTAGGGCCAATCTTAGATAAGCACGGTCTGCAGTTAGTATCAGGCTGGTACAGTGGTCAGCTAATGACGAGGACTGTAGATGAAGAAATTGCAGCTATTCAGTCCCACCTGCAATTATTGAGGTCACTGGGTTCTTCTGTAATGGTATTTGCAGAAGTGACTGGTTGTATACACGGTAAAAGACAGACTCCACTAACATGCCGACCGGTGTTTGCTGAAGCAGACTGGCAGTCTTATGCAGATCGATTAACGCAGTTAGCAGATTACACCCTTAGTGAAGGGGTTAAAATTGCTTATCACCATCATATGGGCACTGTGATTGAAACCGAGGCTGAAATCGATCAATTGATGGTACTAACAGGAAAGTCTGTTGGCTTACTGTTAGATACCGGACACCTGACTTATGCTGGTGGGGACCCACTAGCAACAGCTAAACGACATATTCAGCGTATTTGCCATGTGCACTGTAAAGATATTCGGCCAGTGATTTTACAGTGGGCAAAAAACACTGACAGTAGTTTTTTAAATGCTGTTTTGCAGGGAGTATTTACTGTACCCGGTGATGGTTGTATTGATTATCCTAGTATTTTTCAATTATTAAGAGAGCATGATTATAACGGCTGGTTAGTAGTAGAAGCAGAGCAAGACCCTGCGATAGCTGATCCATTAACTTACGCAAAAATGGGCTATCACTATTTAGCTGAGCAAGTATCAAAGGCTGGCCTAAAGCTTGTTAGCTAA
- the iolD gene encoding 3D-(3,5/4)-trihydroxycyclohexane-1,2-dione acylhydrolase (decyclizing): protein MNTVRLTMAQALVKYLAAQFVEINGNKLPLFEGVFAIFGHGNVAGLGEALFHAQDQLPTYRAHNEQGMAHAAIAFAKANNRRRMMACTTSIGPGATNMVTAAALAHVNRLPVLLLPGDAFASRLPDPVLQQVENFADPTITANDCFKPVSRYFDRISRPEQIITSLPVAIATLTDPANCGPATLALPQDVQAMSYDYPVSFFEPKVHHILRQPPDQRQLMDVVTAIEKAEKPLIIAGGGVHYSEAIEELTSFTQLFNIPVAETQAGKGALSWDHPNQLGSIGVTGSQAANTTAEQADLIIAIGTRLQDFTTSSRTLVKDHQQLVQINVAQFDAVKHNALPLIADAKVALQQLSQIFLDKKENKKLQINNDWLTTAQANMVAWNKIVDEKTASTGSLLLTDAQVLGAVNRATDTKDIVVCAAGGLPGELHKLWKTADPKGYHVEYGFSCMGYEIAGGLGVKMACPDRDVVVMVGDGSYMMLNSEIATSVMLGKKLIIIVLDNRGFGCINRLQQACGGAPFNNLLADCKTIEAGAPVIDFAAHAQAMGAIAEHVQGITELEAALMRAKQANQTYVISLNTDPVHTTSDGGSWWDVAIPEVSQREEVIEARDKYEKAKKQQPY, encoded by the coding sequence GTGAATACAGTCCGGTTAACCATGGCTCAAGCATTGGTTAAATATCTTGCTGCTCAGTTTGTTGAAATAAATGGAAATAAATTACCATTATTTGAAGGTGTTTTTGCAATTTTTGGTCATGGTAATGTAGCTGGTCTGGGTGAAGCTTTATTTCATGCACAGGATCAACTGCCGACTTATCGTGCTCATAATGAACAAGGTATGGCCCATGCTGCTATTGCATTTGCCAAAGCCAATAATCGTCGACGAATGATGGCTTGTACTACGTCTATAGGGCCAGGGGCGACGAATATGGTAACCGCAGCAGCATTAGCTCATGTTAATCGTTTGCCGGTTTTACTTTTACCTGGCGATGCTTTTGCTAGTCGATTGCCTGATCCCGTTTTGCAGCAGGTAGAAAATTTTGCTGATCCAACCATAACCGCTAATGACTGTTTTAAGCCAGTTTCTCGTTATTTTGATCGTATTTCCCGACCAGAGCAGATTATTACCAGTTTGCCAGTGGCGATTGCTACATTAACAGATCCTGCTAACTGTGGGCCAGCAACATTAGCATTACCACAAGATGTGCAAGCGATGAGTTATGATTACCCAGTAAGCTTTTTTGAGCCTAAAGTGCATCATATATTGCGTCAGCCACCGGATCAACGACAGTTGATGGATGTGGTTACGGCAATCGAAAAAGCAGAAAAACCACTTATTATTGCAGGTGGTGGCGTACATTATTCTGAGGCAATTGAAGAGCTGACTTCATTTACACAACTATTTAATATTCCTGTGGCTGAAACCCAAGCAGGCAAGGGAGCGTTATCTTGGGATCATCCTAACCAATTAGGTAGTATTGGAGTAACAGGCAGCCAAGCCGCAAATACGACAGCAGAGCAGGCCGATTTAATTATAGCAATAGGTACTCGATTGCAGGATTTCACTACAAGCTCTCGTACCTTGGTGAAAGACCACCAGCAACTTGTACAAATTAATGTTGCTCAGTTTGATGCAGTAAAACACAATGCACTCCCTTTAATTGCTGATGCAAAAGTAGCATTGCAACAATTGTCGCAGATTTTTTTAGATAAAAAAGAAAATAAAAAATTACAGATAAATAATGACTGGCTAACCACTGCTCAAGCAAATATGGTTGCCTGGAATAAAATAGTCGATGAAAAAACAGCAAGTACTGGTAGCTTATTACTCACTGATGCTCAAGTACTTGGTGCAGTTAATCGAGCGACAGATACTAAAGATATAGTGGTATGTGCTGCAGGTGGTTTGCCAGGTGAATTACATAAATTATGGAAAACAGCAGATCCGAAAGGTTATCACGTAGAATATGGTTTCTCTTGTATGGGCTATGAAATTGCTGGTGGGTTAGGTGTTAAAATGGCCTGTCCAGATAGAGACGTGGTTGTGATGGTAGGCGATGGTAGTTATATGATGTTGAATTCAGAAATAGCTACTTCAGTTATGCTAGGAAAAAAGTTAATTATTATAGTATTAGATAATCGTGGCTTTGGCTGTATTAATCGATTACAGCAAGCCTGTGGAGGAGCACCTTTTAATAACTTATTAGCCGATTGTAAAACCATAGAAGCAGGAGCGCCTGTCATTGATTTTGCTGCTCACGCGCAGGCCATGGGAGCAATTGCTGAACATGTTCAAGGCATTACAGAATTAGAAGCGGCTTTAATGCGAGCTAAACAGGCCAATCAAACCTATGTCATCAGTTTAAATACTGATCCTGTTCATACAACTAGTGATGGTGGGTCTTGGTGGGATGTTGCTATACCTGAGGTCTCTCAACGTGAGGAAGTCATTGAGGCAAGGGACAAATATGAAAAAGCTAAAAAGCAACAACCTTATTAA
- a CDS encoding bifunctional 5-dehydro-2-deoxygluconokinase/5-dehydro-2-deoxyphosphogluconate aldolase, producing the protein MNTKYLDVICLGRAAVDLYGQQIGSRLEDESSFAKYLGGSSGNIAYGTARLGLKSAMLTRVGNEHMGRFVKEELSRAGVDVSHVKTDNERLTGLVLLGIKDQDTFPLIFYRNDCADMAISVEDFDPEFIASSKSLLITGTHFSTEHTFHTSLQAMKWAREQNTKVILDIDYRPVLWGLTGLGEGENRFVSADNVTQHLQTILPYCDLIVGTEEEFHIAGGSTNTVNCLSNIRRLTDAVLVVKRGPLGCSVFPDNIPEKLDDGLTVHGVKVEVLNVLGAGDAFMSGFLSGWLRDKSLTECCQLANACGAIVVSRHGCAPATPTEEELNYYLANAENISRPDVDPHLNYLHRVTTRHPVNWDEVCALAFDHRKQFVEMVNETGTKDNKIAVLKKLLLKATQLGADKASLTTPGVLIDDTFGRAALNEVSGKDWWVGRPVELPGSRPVNLEGKTSIGSRLVSWPSEHIVKCLVFYHPDDELTLRHQQEQQVISLYEDCCASGHEFLLEVIPPKDLQVNDDTIPRALKRFYNLGVYPDWWKLPPQSGQTWQQVQQLITNRAPHCRGVVILGLDSPVNELKKGFKTAAAYPIVKGFAVGRSIFAEAARQWLKEVITDEQFIELVANNYQQLIDVWRASRQ; encoded by the coding sequence ATGAATACTAAGTACTTGGATGTCATATGTCTTGGCCGTGCTGCTGTTGATTTATATGGCCAACAGATTGGTAGTCGATTAGAAGATGAGTCTTCTTTTGCAAAATATTTAGGTGGTTCATCAGGTAATATTGCTTATGGCACTGCTCGGTTAGGTTTAAAATCTGCCATGTTAACCCGCGTGGGTAATGAGCATATGGGGAGGTTTGTAAAAGAAGAGCTTAGCCGGGCCGGTGTTGATGTTAGCCATGTTAAAACTGACAATGAACGATTAACCGGGCTGGTACTGTTAGGGATAAAAGATCAGGATACTTTTCCTTTAATATTTTACCGTAATGATTGTGCTGATATGGCAATTAGTGTGGAAGATTTTGATCCTGAATTTATTGCATCCAGCAAATCATTATTAATTACAGGTACGCATTTCTCTACAGAACATACATTTCATACTAGTTTACAAGCGATGAAGTGGGCGAGAGAACAGAATACCAAAGTCATTCTGGATATTGATTATCGCCCAGTATTATGGGGATTAACAGGTTTAGGTGAAGGGGAAAACCGGTTTGTATCTGCTGATAACGTTACCCAGCATTTACAGACAATATTACCCTATTGTGATTTAATTGTTGGTACAGAAGAAGAGTTTCATATTGCTGGTGGCTCTACCAATACGGTTAATTGCCTAAGCAACATACGACGTCTAACTGATGCTGTACTTGTGGTTAAGCGAGGACCTTTAGGCTGCAGTGTTTTTCCAGATAATATTCCTGAAAAATTAGATGATGGTTTAACAGTTCATGGAGTAAAGGTTGAGGTGCTTAATGTATTAGGTGCTGGTGATGCCTTTATGAGTGGCTTTTTAAGCGGTTGGTTAAGAGATAAATCGTTAACAGAGTGCTGTCAGCTAGCTAATGCTTGTGGGGCGATAGTGGTTTCGCGACATGGTTGTGCACCTGCCACGCCTACTGAAGAAGAGCTGAATTATTATTTAGCGAATGCTGAAAATATTTCCAGGCCTGATGTAGATCCTCATTTAAATTATTTGCATCGAGTCACGACTCGACACCCCGTTAATTGGGATGAGGTGTGTGCCCTGGCCTTTGATCATCGTAAACAATTTGTTGAAATGGTGAATGAAACAGGGACTAAAGACAATAAAATTGCTGTACTTAAAAAATTATTATTAAAAGCTACTCAGTTGGGTGCTGACAAGGCAAGTTTGACGACACCTGGTGTATTAATTGACGACACTTTTGGTCGAGCAGCTTTAAATGAGGTGTCTGGCAAAGATTGGTGGGTTGGTCGGCCAGTAGAGTTGCCTGGTTCTCGTCCTGTAAATTTAGAAGGCAAAACCAGCATAGGCAGTCGTTTAGTCAGTTGGCCAAGTGAGCATATTGTTAAGTGCCTGGTTTTTTATCATCCTGATGATGAGTTAACACTACGTCATCAGCAGGAGCAGCAAGTGATTTCGTTATATGAAGACTGCTGCGCCAGTGGCCATGAATTTTTGCTTGAAGTGATTCCACCTAAAGACTTACAAGTAAATGATGACACTATACCAAGAGCATTAAAGCGCTTTTACAATTTAGGCGTTTATCCCGATTGGTGGAAATTGCCACCACAATCTGGCCAAACTTGGCAGCAGGTCCAACAGTTAATTACCAATAGAGCACCCCATTGTCGTGGTGTGGTTATTTTAGGCCTGGATTCCCCTGTTAATGAATTAAAGAAAGGTTTTAAAACGGCTGCAGCGTATCCAATTGTAAAAGGGTTCGCTGTGGGTAGAAGTATTTTTGCTGAAGCAGCCCGCCAATGGTTGAAAGAGGTTATAACAGATGAACAGTTTATTGAGTTGGTGGCGAATAATTATCAACAATTAATTGATGTGTGGCGAGCTAGCAGACAATAG